A segment of the Candidatus Izimaplasma bacterium HR1 genome:
TCTATGTAGTTTTATAATATCGATCGATGTATGTCTAATAACAGCTGGTGCTTCTAACAACATCCCTTGTTCATTCTTAGATAAATAAGGTTCTTCGATTCTTTCACCGTGTTTATATGCATCAATACTTACAACAAAGTAACCCATTCTAGCTAAAGTTAAAGCAAGATAATCAGCACCATATTCTTTGTTAGATTGATAGCCATGTTGGATAAATATTAAGCCTTTATGTTTTATATCTTTTTGGTAATATTCATTTAATGGTACTGCATTTAGGATTTCACTATTTAACGAAAGTTTCATCATTTTCATTCTTTAATAAGATTTCACGTAACATATTTAAAGCAAATATTACAGAACGAATACGAATCATTTCTCTGTTCCCATTAAAGACTTTACGGTGAATTGTTGTTTTCCCCATAAAGTTAATACCAAAGTATACTAACCCAACAGGTTTTTGTTCACTGCCACCATTTGGTCCAGCAATACCTGTTACACTAACTGTAATATCAGCATCTGATTTATCCCATAAATTATCGCACATCTCTTTAGCAATTTCCGGACTTACCGCCCCGAACTTTTTAAGATTTTCAAGTTTTACATCCAGGTATTTCATCTTTGCTTCATTGGCATAAGTTATAAGACCTTCTTTAAAGACACGCGAAGCTCCGCTTACATTAATTAAGCGACTTGATAACATTCCACCAGTACAGCTTTCAGCAACTGCTAGAACTTTACCGTGATCTCTTAATAAATCAATAACAACGCCTTCTAAAGTATCTTCTAAACCACCAAAGATAAACTGATTATACTTGTTATAGAAATCTACCATAGCTCTATCTAATGCATCTGTGTCACTTGAAGTAAAGATGTACTTTATTTCACCAACATTAGCATATGGTGCAACATTAACTTTAGGATGAACTCCGTAGAAACCTTTAAGGTTATTTTCCATTGAAGATTCACCAGTACCAACTAATTTAAATCCTCGTGAAATTAAGTTGATATCAAGTTCATTTTTTATAATTTCAATTGCTTCATCTAAAACTGGATATAATTCATGTGGAGGACCAGGTAGTAAAATAATTCTTTTTTTACCAACTTTAAAATAAACTCCTGGAGCTGTCCCTAAATCATTTCCTAGTTTTACTGATTCAACTGGGAATAATGCTTGTTTATTATTACTAGATTTCATTTCTACTTCAGCTTTATCAAACATTGCTTTAATATTATCTAAAGTATCTTGATCTTGATAAGTCTCAACATCAAAGTAATTTATTACCGTTTCTCTAGTAATATCATCTACAGTTGGACCAAGTCCACCTGTAAAAATAATCAGATCTTCATTCATGAAGTCTAATACCCTTTTAAACTCTTTTTTTAAGTCATCAATAACATAAGAAATGTTAACATCAATACCAATTGATTTAAGTTTCATTGCGATTGTTCTTAAATTAGTATTAACTGTTCTTCCTGTTAGTAATTCTTTTCCGACAGTAACTACTGCTGTTCTCATTAAAACCACCCCATAATATTATACATTATTTTAGTTATTTTTACTTATGTTTTTTCAAAAAAAATTCTTTAAGGTCGCCATAAACTTTGCCTTTGACTTTTTATTAGAAATAAAATAGAATACTCGTAAGGAAGGTGTTATTTATGTTGTGGATTGAGGCAATTTGTATACTGATTTTGGGTGCTATTTTATTCTTCTATAGGCTGAAACATTTTTATTTTAATATAATCATAAGGATATTGTACTCCTTCATTTTATCAACGATAATTGTTGGAGTATTTTTTAGTACAGTTTTTTATTGGTTATTGCCTACCAACTTAGTTTTTGTGAACTGGGCAACAGTGATGGTTTGCATAGTTTTTTTAATCATTTTTGTATTAGATTCAGGTTCTCCTTTACTAAGACAACTTATTAGAGGTATTACTATTTCTACTTCTGGAACTATATTCGTTTCACTAGTAATGTCTATCTTTGCTACAATACTGAGGTTTCTCAACATTTATTTATACATACCAATAATGATGTTTTTACTTTTTTTGTCCCTCTTAGTCTTACTCACTATTTACAAGAAATATATAGTTCAACATACTAATCCACTAGGATACAAAATTACAAAAGATAAAACAAAACCTTTAACTATTATTACTATGTTTGTCTTAATATATTCATTTATTAGCGTCGTTTTCAATATACCATTATTAAACTCTTCTAGTATTT
Coding sequences within it:
- the cinA gene encoding Putative competence-damage inducible protein; translation: MRTAVVTVGKELLTGRTVNTNLRTIAMKLKSIGIDVNISYVIDDLKKEFKRVLDFMNEDLIIFTGGLGPTVDDITRETVINYFDVETYQDQDTLDNIKAMFDKAEVEMKSSNNKQALFPVESVKLGNDLGTAPGVYFKVGKKRIILLPGPPHELYPVLDEAIEIIKNELDINLISRGFKLVGTGESSMENNLKGFYGVHPKVNVAPYANVGEIKYIFTSSDTDALDRAMVDFYNKYNQFIFGGLEDTLEGVVIDLLRDHGKVLAVAESCTGGMLSSRLINVSGASRVFKEGLITYANEAKMKYLDVKLENLKKFGAVSPEIAKEMCDNLWDKSDADITVSVTGIAGPNGGSEQKPVGLVYFGINFMGKTTIHRKVFNGNREMIRIRSVIFALNMLREILLKNENDETFVK